A part of Myxococcales bacterium genomic DNA contains:
- the bioD gene encoding dethiobiotin synthase, producing the protein MEPRSDSSRARTVVVMGTGTDVGKTYISCLLLAAARRRGLRAVGWKPVATGVARGEINEDARRHARACGRGPTPTPYCFEPPVSPHLAAARAGVLIEGAAIAQRAGELARGEDLLVVEGAGGLFTPLAPGLCNADLVRSLEPSVWLLVGSDRLGVLHDVVSATRAAAAMGLPPPIVVLFAPSAAVADASTGRNADELLGLGIVDVALTCPSLADGDATDAVAEALLARCLAAPT; encoded by the coding sequence GTGGAGCCACGCAGCGATTCGTCCCGCGCGCGAACCGTCGTCGTGATGGGCACCGGCACCGACGTCGGGAAGACGTACATAAGCTGCTTGCTGCTGGCAGCGGCGCGGCGGCGCGGGCTCCGCGCCGTCGGGTGGAAGCCGGTCGCCACGGGGGTAGCGCGCGGCGAGATCAATGAAGATGCGCGGCGTCACGCGCGCGCTTGCGGACGCGGACCCACGCCGACGCCGTATTGCTTTGAGCCGCCCGTGTCTCCGCACCTCGCCGCGGCGCGCGCCGGCGTGCTCATCGAGGGGGCGGCCATCGCGCAGCGGGCCGGCGAACTGGCGCGCGGCGAGGACCTTCTGGTGGTGGAAGGTGCGGGCGGTCTCTTCACGCCGCTCGCGCCCGGCCTTTGCAACGCGGATCTCGTGCGCTCGCTCGAGCCGAGCGTTTGGCTGCTCGTCGGCTCGGACCGTCTCGGTGTCTTGCACGACGTCGTGAGCGCGACGCGCGCGGCCGCCGCCATGGGGTTGCCCCCGCCTATCGTGGTGCTGTTCGCGCCAAGCGCGGCCGTCGCCGACGCGTCAACGGGGCGGAACGCGGACGAGCTCCTCGGGCTCGGCATCGTTGACGTAGCGCTCACATGTCCGAGCCTCGCCGATGGCGACGCGACGGACGCAGTTGCCGAGGCGCTCCTCGCGCGCTGCCTCGCGGCCCCTACCTAA
- a CDS encoding type II secretion system protein translates to MRMGLLYGEPRGANVRISHLDRRGRQPPTQRTETVRTFFTAPANGCLGGEVGGARGRAIRGKVGSVEKRYGACCGGPLVFSLRLCCELDRVRGAYRPTMAPENNEIPRSAAPAAKRRRAWSLASLRSRARARGFTLIELMVVVILIGILAFMAVPTMSAAGLDRRVYEDAANIQDLIREARARAVGRGGAVIVSFDTKGKPGHFKTYEIRSDVDGGQNLPLTSCRAPTSWADVASLKEVGQADLGTYEKSNNITATIYGPDGKAVDEANLCFTSFGRTYYSKDRVFDGEAVMQSAIRVEMKRRNADDTGNVGIVRNVLIPPTGAARVVSGAP, encoded by the coding sequence ATGCGCATGGGACTCCTCTATGGCGAGCCCCGAGGGGCCAACGTCCGGATATCACACCTGGACCGACGGGGGCGGCAACCGCCTACCCAACGCACGGAAACGGTCCGCACGTTTTTCACAGCGCCCGCAAATGGTTGCTTGGGAGGCGAGGTCGGGGGAGCGCGGGGCAGGGCAATTCGCGGCAAAGTCGGTTCCGTTGAAAAGAGGTACGGCGCTTGCTGCGGTGGCCCTTTGGTTTTCTCGCTCCGGCTTTGCTGCGAACTTGACCGCGTCCGAGGAGCCTACCGACCCACCATGGCACCCGAGAACAACGAGATCCCGCGGAGCGCCGCGCCGGCCGCCAAACGGCGACGAGCCTGGTCGTTGGCGTCGTTGCGATCGCGGGCGCGCGCGCGCGGGTTCACCCTCATCGAGCTCATGGTCGTCGTGATCCTCATCGGCATCTTGGCCTTCATGGCGGTGCCCACGATGAGCGCCGCCGGCCTCGACCGACGCGTGTACGAAGACGCGGCGAACATCCAAGACTTGATCCGCGAAGCGCGCGCGAGGGCCGTAGGCCGCGGAGGCGCGGTCATCGTGTCGTTCGACACCAAGGGCAAGCCGGGCCACTTCAAGACCTACGAGATCCGCTCCGACGTGGACGGAGGCCAGAACCTGCCGCTGACGAGCTGCCGCGCCCCAACCTCGTGGGCCGACGTGGCGTCGCTGAAGGAGGTCGGGCAAGCCGACCTCGGCACGTACGAGAAGTCGAACAACATCACGGCGACCATCTACGGCCCCGACGGCAAGGCCGTCGATGAGGCGAACCTCTGTTTTACGTCGTTCGGTCGGACGTATTACTCGAAGGACCGCGTCTTCGACGGCGAGGCGGTCATGCAGAGCGCGATTCGCGTCGAGATGAAGCGGCGCAACGCCGACGACACCGGCAATGTCGGCATCGTGCGCAACGTGCTCATCCCGCCCACCGGCGCGGCCCGCGTCGTTTCCGGTGCGCCATGA
- a CDS encoding prepilin-type N-terminal cleavage/methylation domain-containing protein, producing the protein MNRSTRSRLSGSASARRARGFTLVELLVAMVAGLLVAMAVVALSKEATFSFHEEMRTATAEMSVRTALDRLKSDVQRAGYMATGNVLRDTRAPLDPKSADKVPAGAPAGLLALAGVNYHPKGSKAETPLSSAGANAFEPDSIDLSGNFTSSEQYVVSRLGVGGCAGPRLFLSLDSAATYRVLASTNPDATLKEMFQPVAGQAFLVRIADDLGRQQFVYGCGTQTAGWSAGTGAWVDLQDSFPYLDTAYGFVDGRITVNPVQTIRWEIRPLKSTDTTYNAIATDPAAGDGGVSKKYNLIRSYVDSDGKALLPGEVVAEYAVDLKFAFTVDIGDYTGGTPVADFKSYAFGVDENATIADGNGAGRSPQRIRAVRIRLATRGAVPDRTTDQRLEKNNYTIRYCLEETGCTSGSRQWARVRTVTTEVALPNQARLFY; encoded by the coding sequence ATGAACCGGTCGACTCGCTCCCGCTTGTCTGGGTCTGCGTCCGCTCGGCGCGCACGAGGCTTCACGCTTGTCGAGCTCCTCGTGGCGATGGTCGCGGGCTTGCTCGTGGCGATGGCGGTGGTGGCCCTCTCCAAAGAAGCGACCTTCTCGTTCCACGAGGAGATGCGCACGGCGACCGCCGAGATGTCGGTGCGCACGGCGCTCGATCGCCTGAAGAGCGACGTCCAGCGCGCGGGCTACATGGCCACGGGCAACGTTCTCCGCGACACGCGAGCGCCGCTCGACCCGAAGAGCGCCGACAAGGTCCCGGCCGGTGCGCCGGCAGGGCTCCTGGCGCTCGCGGGCGTGAACTACCACCCGAAAGGGTCGAAAGCCGAAACGCCGCTCTCCAGCGCCGGCGCCAACGCCTTCGAGCCAGATTCGATCGATCTGTCGGGCAACTTCACGTCGTCGGAGCAATACGTCGTGTCACGTCTCGGCGTGGGCGGCTGCGCCGGCCCCCGGCTCTTTCTCTCGCTGGACTCGGCGGCGACGTACCGCGTCCTCGCCTCCACCAACCCCGACGCGACGCTCAAGGAGATGTTTCAGCCGGTCGCCGGTCAGGCCTTCCTGGTGCGTATCGCCGACGACTTGGGCCGCCAGCAGTTCGTCTACGGCTGCGGAACGCAGACCGCGGGCTGGAGCGCCGGGACTGGTGCGTGGGTCGACCTCCAGGACTCGTTCCCCTACCTGGACACGGCTTACGGCTTCGTTGACGGCCGCATCACGGTGAACCCGGTGCAGACGATTCGTTGGGAGATTCGGCCGCTCAAGAGCACCGACACGACCTACAACGCCATCGCAACCGATCCAGCCGCCGGCGATGGCGGTGTATCCAAGAAGTACAACCTCATTCGCTCGTACGTCGACAGCGACGGCAAGGCGCTGCTCCCGGGCGAGGTCGTTGCCGAATACGCCGTCGACCTCAAGTTCGCGTTCACGGTCGACATCGGCGACTACACGGGCGGCACGCCCGTGGCCGACTTCAAGTCCTACGCGTTTGGCGTGGACGAGAACGCGACGATCGCCGACGGCAACGGCGCCGGCCGCTCACCGCAGCGCATTCGTGCCGTGCGGATCCGCCTCGCGACGCGGGGGGCTGTACCCGATCGCACCACCGATCAGCGGCTCGAGAAGAACAACTACACCATTCGCTATTGCTTGGAAGAAACCGGCTGCACCAGCGGGAGCCGCCAGTGGGCGCGCGTTCGCACCGTGACCACCGAGGTCGCTCTCCCCAACCAGGCGAGGCTCTTCTATTGA
- a CDS encoding TraR/DksA C4-type zinc finger protein, with translation MNKLQMKKFKTLLTEKRDEIVKKAKQTLEEDMTLDSNDLPDEMDLASSEYLQSFTFRLRGREKTFLDKISKALQKIEEGTFGTCEECGEEISVKRLEARPEATLCIRCKEDQEHREKEYG, from the coding sequence GTGAACAAACTGCAGATGAAGAAGTTCAAGACGCTGCTCACCGAGAAGCGTGACGAGATCGTCAAGAAGGCGAAGCAGACGCTCGAAGAGGACATGACCCTCGATTCGAACGACTTGCCCGACGAAATGGACCTCGCCTCCAGCGAATACCTCCAGTCCTTCACGTTCCGGCTCCGAGGCCGCGAAAAGACGTTCCTCGACAAGATCTCGAAGGCCCTCCAGAAGATCGAGGAGGGCACCTTCGGCACCTGCGAAGAGTGCGGAGAAGAGATCTCGGTCAAGCGCCTCGAAGCGCGGCCCGAGGCAACGCTCTGCATCCGTTGCAAAGAAGACCAAGAGCACCGCGAAAAAGAGTACGGCTGA
- a CDS encoding bile acid:sodium symporter family protein → MQANVLTAVFLPLALGIIMLGLGLSLTLADFKRVAQVPRAVLVGLVCQMVILPVVCFGIARAFALPPELAVGLMLLSASPGGATANLFSHLAKGDVALNITLTAVNSVLSLFTLPFIVNFALQQFMGEGKVLPLQFDKVIQVFAIVLVPVTIGMAVRAWRSDFAKRLDRPVRTLSALFLFLIITLTIAKERANLGDFFRQVGLAALVFNLASMAVGFFVPRAVRLSGRQSIAIAMEIGIHNGTLAIAIASSPLLLGNSKMAIPAAIYSLIMFFTAAAFGYVVQKRRVAAEPEAVVAEA, encoded by the coding sequence GTGCAAGCAAACGTCCTCACCGCCGTCTTCCTCCCCTTGGCGCTCGGCATCATCATGCTGGGGCTCGGCCTCAGCCTGACGTTGGCGGACTTCAAGCGCGTCGCGCAGGTGCCACGCGCGGTGCTCGTGGGCTTGGTCTGCCAGATGGTGATCCTCCCCGTCGTCTGTTTCGGCATCGCCCGCGCCTTCGCGCTGCCGCCGGAGCTCGCCGTGGGCCTCATGCTCCTCTCGGCGTCGCCCGGCGGCGCTACGGCCAACCTCTTCAGTCACCTCGCCAAGGGCGACGTCGCGCTAAACATCACGCTTACGGCGGTCAACTCGGTCCTGAGCCTCTTCACGCTCCCGTTTATCGTCAATTTCGCGCTCCAGCAGTTCATGGGGGAGGGCAAGGTCCTCCCGCTGCAGTTCGACAAGGTCATCCAGGTCTTCGCCATCGTCCTCGTGCCCGTCACCATCGGCATGGCCGTTCGCGCGTGGCGCAGCGACTTCGCGAAGCGCCTCGACCGCCCCGTGCGCACCCTCTCGGCGCTCTTTCTCTTCCTCATCATCACCCTCACCATCGCGAAGGAGCGGGCCAACCTCGGCGACTTCTTCCGGCAGGTCGGCCTTGCCGCGTTGGTCTTCAACCTCGCCAGCATGGCCGTTGGGTTCTTCGTGCCCCGCGCCGTCCGCCTCTCGGGGCGCCAGTCGATCGCCATCGCCATGGAGATCGGCATCCACAACGGCACGCTCGCCATCGCCATCGCGTCGAGCCCGCTGCTCCTCGGAAACTCCAAGATGGCCATTCCCGCGGCCATCTACAGCCTGATCATGTTCTTCACGGCGGCGGCCTTCGGCTACGTGGTGCAGAAGCGCCGCGTGGCTGCCGAGCCGGAGGCCGTGGTCGCGGAGGCCTGA
- a CDS encoding lipopolysaccharide biosynthesis protein, whose protein sequence is MSQGAEGEARNAGRGGVLVLGAKVFFIVIGFIQQALLKHALGLSEYGALSRVLAHANILNNVVVQGSIQGVSRRVAPVREHFEGELRACLRVHVPLAFALAAAFFLLAEPIAAFQKAAHIASPLRVMALVILAYGIYAPLVGALNGRARFDRQAALDVIFATLRTIGLVGLGWLFVRRDLGGAVGASVGFASAALLVVPLAARWAQQRDRASAGRADAEAHPTKLSAGTYLAALSQVAIAQLLVNALMQIDITLAGRFLSEAALLANSDAGVAAKRADEWVGVYRACQLFAFLPYQLVLSVAQVLFPMVARAHAQGNDKLVAETVERGLRIATLLAGAIVAIVAANPGTLLRFAYGQEVADRGADTLRILALGQGAFALFGVASTVLVSLGRERTSAILSGAALSVVAATCWAFVSGATFGEEQLRRTALATSLGLAIAVVLAGVAVKRAAGAFAPLLTLLRVALAIATAAASGLAMASLPKLPSLVVAALGATTAVLAYGAVLWLTRELTSDDGRSVVRLVRKPR, encoded by the coding sequence TTGAGCCAGGGCGCCGAAGGAGAAGCGCGTAACGCGGGCCGCGGCGGCGTCCTGGTGCTCGGCGCCAAGGTCTTCTTCATCGTCATCGGCTTCATTCAGCAGGCGCTGCTCAAGCACGCCCTCGGGCTTTCCGAGTACGGCGCTCTCTCGCGCGTGTTGGCGCACGCCAACATCTTGAACAACGTCGTCGTGCAGGGCTCCATTCAAGGCGTCAGCCGGCGCGTGGCGCCGGTGCGCGAGCACTTCGAAGGAGAGCTGCGCGCTTGCCTTCGCGTGCACGTTCCCTTGGCCTTCGCGCTCGCGGCGGCGTTTTTTCTCCTGGCCGAGCCCATCGCCGCCTTTCAGAAGGCGGCGCACATCGCGTCGCCGCTGCGCGTGATGGCCCTCGTCATCCTCGCATACGGCATCTACGCGCCGCTCGTGGGCGCCCTCAACGGGCGCGCCCGTTTCGACCGGCAGGCAGCCCTCGACGTCATTTTCGCAACGCTCCGCACGATCGGCCTCGTGGGCCTCGGCTGGCTCTTCGTGCGCCGGGACCTCGGCGGCGCCGTCGGAGCCTCCGTCGGCTTCGCGAGCGCGGCGCTCCTCGTCGTGCCCCTGGCCGCGAGGTGGGCGCAGCAGCGGGACCGTGCGAGCGCGGGACGAGCCGATGCGGAGGCCCATCCAACGAAGCTCTCCGCGGGCACTTACCTCGCGGCGCTCTCGCAGGTGGCCATCGCGCAGCTCTTGGTCAACGCGCTCATGCAGATCGACATCACGCTGGCCGGACGTTTCTTGTCGGAGGCGGCGCTTCTGGCCAACAGCGACGCAGGCGTCGCAGCCAAGCGCGCCGACGAATGGGTGGGCGTGTATCGAGCGTGCCAGCTCTTCGCGTTCTTGCCGTATCAGCTCGTATTGAGCGTCGCGCAGGTGCTGTTCCCGATGGTCGCGCGCGCTCACGCACAGGGAAACGACAAGCTCGTCGCCGAGACGGTCGAGCGCGGCCTTCGCATCGCGACGTTGCTCGCGGGGGCCATCGTCGCCATCGTGGCGGCCAATCCCGGCACGTTGCTACGTTTCGCGTACGGCCAAGAGGTCGCCGACCGCGGCGCCGACACGTTGCGCATCCTGGCCCTTGGACAAGGCGCCTTCGCGCTCTTCGGCGTGGCTTCCACCGTCCTCGTGAGCTTGGGACGCGAGCGCACGAGCGCCATCTTGAGCGGCGCCGCCCTGTCGGTGGTAGCCGCGACCTGCTGGGCGTTCGTCTCGGGCGCCACCTTTGGTGAAGAGCAGTTGCGGCGAACGGCGCTCGCGACCTCTCTTGGTTTGGCCATTGCCGTGGTCCTCGCGGGCGTCGCCGTCAAGCGAGCGGCCGGCGCGTTCGCGCCGCTCTTGACGCTGCTGCGTGTCGCGCTGGCGATCGCGACCGCTGCGGCGTCGGGCCTCGCCATGGCGAGCCTCCCGAAGCTGCCTTCACTCGTGGTAGCCGCGCTCGGCGCGACGACGGCGGTCCTGGCGTACGGCGCCGTCCTTTGGCTAACGCGCGAGCTCACCTCGGACGACGGTCGGAGCGTGGTCCGGCTCGTTCGCAAACCGCGCTGA
- a CDS encoding tRNA (pseudouridine(54)-N(1))-methyltransferase TrmY, translated as MHRFIILGRTAVASSAFGLDDVPGTSGRLDVLARCIRAAMLTSHGVRRDVMLYLVLGGGGPVGPRTVRIDGRSAKYLRPDERSAVVRLRKSLDWPVVDGTFATSEYLGVAVANGGLECVLEDLAASSPRLYVLEQGAQDIRAERLDASCERAFFIGDHLGVDDASRERLASCGATPLSVGPESLHAEDVVALVHNERDRVNIDGEVRAPD; from the coding sequence GTGCATCGCTTCATCATCCTCGGTCGCACGGCCGTCGCTTCGAGCGCCTTCGGCCTCGACGACGTGCCCGGCACGAGCGGTCGCCTTGACGTCCTCGCGCGCTGCATTCGCGCGGCGATGCTGACGTCCCACGGCGTGCGACGTGACGTGATGCTCTACCTCGTGCTCGGTGGCGGCGGGCCCGTTGGGCCTCGCACCGTGCGCATCGACGGTCGGTCCGCCAAGTACCTACGCCCCGACGAGCGAAGCGCGGTGGTGCGGTTGCGGAAGTCGCTCGACTGGCCCGTGGTCGACGGCACCTTCGCCACCTCCGAGTACCTCGGCGTCGCGGTTGCCAACGGCGGCCTCGAGTGCGTGCTCGAGGATCTCGCGGCCTCTTCGCCGCGCCTCTACGTGCTCGAGCAAGGCGCACAAGACATTCGCGCCGAGCGGCTCGACGCCTCGTGCGAGCGCGCGTTCTTCATCGGCGACCACCTCGGCGTCGACGACGCTTCACGCGAGCGCCTGGCCTCGTGTGGCGCAACGCCCCTCAGTGTGGGGCCGGAGAGCCTTCACGCCGAGGACGTGGTTGCGCTCGTCCACAACGAGCGCGATCGCGTCAACATCGACGGTGAAGTGCGGGCCCCTGATTGA
- a CDS encoding ABC transporter substrate-binding protein, translating to MMPLSGALTIGQPVVDGMQFAVDAINAEGGVAGRRIELRTEDDQSSEQVALSLVRRFVDDRVAVVIGPLRSAQVLAAAPVSFAAGLLQITPYAGASSLAASQPERDRYLFQTITSIRRGSAQTIAMWAGEGSATVCKNMVIVHSSDTTGQDYADAVSDLLPTHGKGCVRQRVSIPPAPKEEYAVEIDAILTSSPRPNCGVLVSLPTTAARFLDEFRRTTAKKAEWASFVWVGTSSLRTPAFLTESKLYATNPAEGVLGADVDYEPATPEFKKFREVYNRFRQVDVDAPVPVAVPNAFDAIMLSALAIERAGGTASRAKIRDGLFEIANDDAGKTTYGPTEFRLMRDAIRRGERVNYQGASSRIQFDTRGVVTNGTLMWKVDKGAFVTQTRYDEATMAKTAEVPLTGTCD from the coding sequence ATGATGCCCCTCTCCGGCGCGCTCACCATCGGTCAGCCGGTGGTTGACGGGATGCAGTTCGCCGTCGACGCCATCAACGCCGAGGGCGGCGTCGCCGGACGCCGCATCGAGCTGCGAACGGAAGACGATCAAAGCAGCGAGCAAGTCGCTCTTTCGCTAGTCCGCCGCTTCGTCGACGACCGAGTCGCCGTGGTCATCGGTCCGCTAAGAAGCGCGCAAGTCTTGGCCGCCGCTCCCGTGTCGTTCGCGGCTGGCCTCCTGCAGATCACGCCCTACGCCGGTGCCTCGTCGCTGGCTGCGTCGCAACCGGAGAGGGATCGGTACTTGTTCCAGACCATCACCTCGATCCGGCGCGGATCGGCGCAGACCATCGCCATGTGGGCCGGCGAGGGGAGCGCGACGGTGTGCAAGAACATGGTCATCGTTCACTCGAGCGACACCACGGGACAGGACTACGCTGACGCCGTCTCCGACCTCTTGCCCACGCACGGCAAGGGATGCGTGCGACAGCGCGTGTCGATCCCGCCGGCACCCAAGGAGGAGTACGCGGTCGAGATCGACGCCATCCTCACCTCTTCGCCGCGACCTAACTGCGGCGTGCTCGTGTCCCTGCCGACGACGGCGGCGCGTTTCCTCGACGAGTTCCGGCGGACAACAGCCAAGAAGGCCGAGTGGGCCTCTTTCGTTTGGGTGGGGACGAGTTCGCTCCGGACGCCGGCCTTCCTCACCGAATCGAAGCTCTACGCGACGAACCCGGCGGAGGGCGTCCTAGGCGCCGACGTGGACTACGAGCCGGCGACGCCCGAGTTCAAGAAGTTTCGTGAGGTCTACAATCGATTTCGCCAGGTGGACGTGGACGCGCCCGTGCCGGTGGCGGTGCCCAACGCGTTCGACGCGATCATGCTTTCGGCGCTCGCCATCGAGCGCGCCGGCGGGACTGCGAGCCGCGCGAAGATCCGCGACGGCCTCTTCGAGATCGCCAACGACGACGCAGGAAAGACGACCTACGGGCCCACGGAGTTTCGCCTCATGCGCGACGCGATTCGCCGCGGCGAGCGCGTCAACTATCAAGGCGCCTCAAGCCGCATTCAGTTCGATACGCGAGGCGTCGTCACCAACGGGACCCTCATGTGGAAGGTCGACAAGGGCGCCTTCGTCACTCAGACGCGCTACGACGAGGCGACCATGGCGAAGACCGCCGAGGTGCCGCTCACCGGCACGTGCGACTGA
- a CDS encoding SET domain-containing protein-lysine N-methyltransferase yields MKTAQLRNPCFRLRKSRIQGRGAFATRLIREGTCIVEYTGERISDDEAERRYDDDASDRHHTFLFALESNVNIDGAVGGNEAAFINHSCDPNCEAVATDKRIYIHALRTIQPGTELTYDYRYARQGTTEAEARRIYPCRCGTAACRGTILAPLKKKKKSAKKARRAAR; encoded by the coding sequence GTGAAAACTGCTCAACTTCGAAACCCCTGTTTCCGTCTCCGAAAATCTCGCATCCAGGGTCGCGGCGCCTTCGCGACGCGGCTCATCCGTGAGGGCACGTGCATCGTCGAATACACCGGCGAGCGCATCAGTGACGACGAGGCCGAACGCCGCTACGACGACGACGCCTCAGACCGGCACCACACGTTCCTCTTCGCGCTGGAGAGCAACGTCAACATCGATGGTGCTGTCGGTGGCAACGAGGCGGCCTTCATCAACCACTCCTGCGACCCAAACTGCGAAGCCGTCGCCACGGACAAGCGCATCTACATCCACGCGCTCCGCACGATTCAGCCCGGCACCGAGCTGACATACGACTACCGATACGCTCGCCAGGGAACGACGGAGGCGGAAGCGCGGCGCATCTACCCGTGCCGTTGCGGGACGGCCGCGTGCCGCGGGACCATCTTGGCGCCGCTGAAGAAGAAGAAGAAGTCGGCGAAAAAGGCGCGCCGCGCCGCCCGCTGA
- a CDS encoding hemerythrin domain-containing protein has protein sequence MDALFAHLEHEHRTIVDVMDAFARYLDLAKGDVAKAPAADLPRFLVFFREYVDLVHHEREERVLLPALTRHGFAAGTGPLAHIKEQHEHERQLLHELWRHGFRQGGCSPDDEELQRLARAFIAFQRGHVSKEAQYLYPAAKTQLKDEKGLLLAEDTRFDAEQDAYGRRAWLERLVGELVTIYGASPEPAAPTAKS, from the coding sequence ATGGACGCACTCTTCGCCCACCTTGAGCACGAGCATCGGACCATCGTCGATGTGATGGACGCCTTCGCGCGCTACCTGGATCTAGCCAAGGGGGACGTCGCGAAAGCGCCGGCGGCCGACCTGCCGCGGTTCTTGGTGTTCTTTCGCGAATACGTCGACCTGGTGCACCACGAGCGAGAAGAGCGCGTCCTCCTGCCAGCGCTCACTCGGCACGGCTTCGCCGCCGGCACGGGCCCCTTGGCTCACATCAAGGAGCAACACGAGCACGAGCGACAGCTGCTCCATGAGCTGTGGCGTCACGGCTTCCGCCAGGGTGGATGCTCTCCCGACGACGAAGAGCTTCAGCGGCTCGCCCGCGCCTTCATCGCGTTCCAGCGCGGCCACGTGTCGAAGGAGGCGCAGTACCTTTATCCGGCGGCGAAGACGCAGCTTAAGGATGAGAAGGGCCTGCTCCTCGCCGAAGACACGCGCTTCGACGCGGAGCAGGACGCGTACGGTCGCCGTGCGTGGCTCGAGCGCTTGGTCGGCGAGCTCGTGACGATCTACGGTGCGTCACCGGAGCCGGCGGCGCCCACCGCCAAATCCTGA